Proteins from one Cellulosilyticum lentocellum DSM 5427 genomic window:
- a CDS encoding ATP-binding protein produces MQFIFYRRLNEIAILKGAQTLQEEKNEVLYQKILGELLEQSYHLKLGQDLFKMYLCFLVANDENAFSLTAEKEGEGMDDNLKALVLKDLTTLIQLFHSQVITLSVKNQEKTESYYKLYEALEKEPSPESFLHTLIAYYKQYGCGNMNRYKAFKWQQDKGLIGISECDPITLKELIGCNYQKEALIKNTENFLQGKPANNALLFGDSGTGKSSMVKALLNAYYDQGIRIIDLSKADFMYFNRILPLLRNRGLHYIIFLDDLSFEEFETEYKYMKALIEGGVEVKPNNVLIYATSNRRHLIRETWEERQGQDIHITDTRQEKLSLSDRFGLSLTFTSPAQNAYLEIVTALAAQYGVDIDANRLREKAIQWELAHGGRSGRVAKQFIQSLL; encoded by the coding sequence ATGCAGTTCATATTTTATAGACGACTTAATGAAATAGCTATCTTAAAAGGAGCTCAAACCTTGCAAGAAGAAAAAAATGAGGTACTTTATCAAAAGATTTTAGGAGAGCTTTTAGAGCAAAGCTACCATTTAAAGCTAGGCCAAGATCTTTTTAAAATGTATCTCTGTTTTTTAGTGGCGAATGATGAAAATGCATTTTCACTAACAGCGGAAAAAGAGGGAGAAGGGATGGATGATAATCTTAAGGCATTAGTTCTTAAAGACTTAACAACTCTTATTCAGCTTTTTCATAGCCAAGTCATAACATTAAGTGTAAAAAACCAAGAGAAGACTGAGTCCTACTATAAACTTTACGAAGCTTTGGAAAAAGAGCCAAGCCCTGAGTCATTTTTACATACCCTTATAGCGTATTATAAACAATATGGATGTGGTAATATGAACCGCTACAAGGCCTTTAAGTGGCAACAAGATAAAGGCCTTATTGGGATTAGTGAGTGTGATCCTATTACGCTGAAAGAATTGATTGGATGTAATTATCAAAAAGAAGCACTTATTAAAAATACAGAAAACTTCTTACAAGGAAAACCTGCTAATAATGCACTTTTATTTGGAGATAGTGGCACAGGTAAATCATCTATGGTAAAAGCTTTGCTGAATGCCTATTATGATCAAGGGATTAGAATCATTGATCTTTCAAAAGCAGATTTTATGTATTTTAATCGTATTTTGCCACTTCTAAGAAACAGAGGGCTTCACTATATTATTTTTTTGGATGATTTATCTTTTGAAGAGTTTGAAACCGAATATAAATATATGAAGGCTCTTATAGAAGGAGGTGTGGAAGTTAAGCCTAATAATGTGCTTATTTATGCTACTTCTAATAGAAGACATTTGATTAGAGAGACTTGGGAGGAGCGACAAGGCCAAGATATTCATATTACAGATACGAGACAAGAGAAACTATCCTTATCCGATCGCTTTGGATTAAGTCTAACTTTTACCTCACCTGCTCAGAATGCTTATTTAGAAATTGTAACAGCTTTAGCTGCGCAATATGGAGTAGACATAGATGCTAATAGGCTTAGAGAAAAAGCTATTCAATGGGAATTAGCTCATGGTGGGCGCTCGGGGCGAGTTGCTAAGCAATTCATTCAATCTTTACTATAG
- a CDS encoding SulP family inorganic anion transporter: MFKQYIVDLKKEFKDYNGKKLSQDALAGLTVTAVALPLALAFGVSSGADAAAGLITAILSGFLMSALSGASYQISGPTGAMTAILIGLVAKYQMEGVFIATLLAGIILLIAGLLKIGKLVSLIPSPVITGFTSGIAIIIALGQIDNFFGVTSQGGTNIEKLLSYGTLGFQPNWYAVGLGTLVIVIMLAWPKKWNAKVPSSLVGIIIALVVSMILKKDVAMVGDIPKTLLPATRLSLSDLSMEKINLLFSSSISIAALGMIESLLCGASAGRMKDEKLNADRELVAQGIGNMIIPFFGGVPSTAAIARTSVAIKSGAQTRITGIFHAVGLLASMFLLGGVMSQIPLSALAGVLMVTAWRMNEWESIRFIFSKKLKTAIAQFCITMLATVIFDLTLAILLGVIFSILFFVVNISGIEINLSDIDPARLASNGLHIEHDHEKTKVVYLTGPVFFTTTEKIKAEISQLTDLEYVIFSMRGVPLLDATGTQLFSELNESFKAQGTTVLFSGLQPKVKHLMERSGLMETVGEENFFWSVEQSIMAIEKEQLAS, encoded by the coding sequence ATGTTTAAGCAGTATATCGTTGACCTCAAAAAAGAATTTAAAGATTATAACGGCAAAAAATTATCACAAGATGCTTTGGCTGGTCTAACAGTAACAGCCGTTGCTTTGCCGTTAGCGTTAGCTTTTGGGGTGAGTAGTGGCGCAGATGCGGCAGCAGGGCTTATTACAGCTATTTTATCAGGATTTTTAATGAGTGCTTTATCAGGAGCTTCCTATCAAATATCAGGACCTACAGGGGCTATGACTGCTATCTTAATAGGGCTTGTAGCTAAATATCAGATGGAAGGGGTATTTATTGCTACTTTATTAGCAGGTATTATTTTACTTATTGCAGGTCTGTTAAAGATTGGTAAACTAGTTTCACTTATTCCAAGTCCAGTTATCACAGGATTTACTTCAGGAATTGCTATTATTATTGCTCTTGGACAGATTGATAACTTTTTTGGTGTGACTTCTCAAGGAGGTACTAATATTGAAAAGCTCCTTTCTTATGGTACATTAGGTTTTCAGCCTAATTGGTATGCAGTAGGCTTAGGAACGCTTGTTATAGTTATTATGCTGGCTTGGCCTAAAAAATGGAATGCGAAGGTACCTTCTTCATTAGTAGGTATCATTATAGCTTTAGTAGTTAGTATGATTTTAAAGAAGGATGTTGCTATGGTAGGAGATATTCCTAAAACCTTGCTACCAGCAACACGTTTAAGTTTGTCTGATTTATCCATGGAGAAAATCAATTTACTTTTTAGTTCATCTATTAGTATTGCAGCACTAGGAATGATTGAAAGTTTATTATGTGGGGCATCTGCGGGACGAATGAAAGATGAAAAACTTAATGCAGATCGTGAATTAGTGGCACAAGGCATAGGTAATATGATTATTCCTTTTTTCGGGGGAGTACCTTCGACAGCAGCTATTGCACGTACCAGTGTTGCTATTAAGTCAGGTGCACAAACAAGAATAACAGGGATTTTCCATGCAGTAGGTTTATTAGCATCTATGTTTTTATTAGGAGGTGTTATGTCACAGATTCCTTTATCAGCTTTGGCTGGGGTGTTGATGGTGACGGCGTGGCGAATGAATGAATGGGAGAGTATTCGCTTTATCTTTAGTAAAAAACTAAAAACAGCTATTGCACAGTTTTGTATTACTATGTTAGCAACTGTTATTTTTGACTTAACCTTAGCTATTTTATTAGGTGTTATATTCTCTATTTTATTCTTTGTAGTAAATATTTCGGGCATTGAAATTAATTTAAGTGATATTGACCCTGCAAGACTTGCATCTAATGGCTTACATATTGAACATGATCACGAAAAAACAAAGGTCGTTTATTTAACAGGGCCGGTCTTCTTTACAACCACAGAAAAAATTAAAGCAGAAATCAGTCAATTAACTGATTTAGAATATGTTATTTTTTCTATGAGGGGAGTTCCTCTTTTAGATGCTACTGGTACACAACTTTTTAGTGAGTTAAATGAAAGCTTCAAAGCGCAAGGGACAACCGTATTATTTTCAGGCTTACAACCTAAGGTAAAACATTTAATGGAACGAAGTGGATTAATGGAAACTGTTGGGGAAGAAAATTTCTTCTGGAGTGTAGAACAAAGTATTATGGCTATTGAAAAAGAACAGCTTGCAAGTTAG
- a CDS encoding transglutaminase domain-containing protein, producing the protein MGKKQYVKGILLSLLVSLWLCTGLYAQTNLMTSVPCDGKSYTIQFSGDKALLSRDGSLAVPVVSGTKITKPGTYYLSVYEATGLRVETFKIKSQTKSSWAITKESDLNEAIKSCLENYQKSVTINFKYQTSMDQVETILSKHIQEVTDTYPMLMIQNYYGKLSQDSKGNLSAQVNFKYPLQVTNTLKKYDTQALSGMANMVNTLVKPYMKDYEIEQALLMGLMNRVTYSLHEDASINATSMTHTLQGAFIGEKKIVCDGYAKTFMHLMNMVGVPTQLITGTSTDRLGESVGHAWNLIKIQGAYYHVDSTWADQHFETLGLYDYINEQDTYMAQDHVWDKSRYPKAVTLTYTFPNSPVSVSQVTKVASPNELEAGIEKVKSQQKGNGTLILQKQSQWHWDEEEVAEQLYEVLDESYSCYSEEKYDCVMIYYLKEE; encoded by the coding sequence ATGGGGAAAAAACAATATGTAAAAGGGATATTGCTTAGTTTACTAGTAAGTTTATGGCTATGTACAGGTCTATATGCACAAACCAATCTAATGACGTCTGTACCCTGCGATGGTAAAAGCTATACCATTCAATTTTCGGGAGATAAAGCGTTATTAAGCAGAGATGGTAGCCTAGCTGTGCCTGTTGTTTCAGGAACTAAAATCACTAAACCAGGAACTTATTATTTAAGTGTATACGAAGCTACAGGACTTAGAGTAGAAACTTTTAAAATAAAAAGCCAAACGAAAAGTAGCTGGGCTATTACAAAAGAAAGTGATTTAAATGAGGCTATCAAAAGCTGTTTAGAAAACTATCAAAAATCAGTAACTATTAACTTTAAATACCAAACGAGTATGGACCAAGTAGAAACTATTTTGTCCAAGCATATTCAAGAGGTAACGGATACCTATCCCATGCTCATGATACAAAATTATTATGGTAAGCTTTCTCAAGATAGTAAAGGAAATCTGAGTGCACAGGTCAACTTTAAATATCCTCTTCAAGTTACCAATACCTTGAAGAAATATGACACACAAGCATTAAGTGGCATGGCTAATATGGTAAATACATTAGTTAAGCCTTATATGAAGGATTACGAAATAGAGCAGGCTTTGCTTATGGGGCTAATGAATCGAGTAACTTATTCACTTCATGAAGATGCTAGTATTAATGCGACATCTATGACACATACCTTACAAGGTGCTTTTATAGGAGAGAAGAAGATTGTATGTGATGGCTATGCCAAAACGTTTATGCATTTGATGAATATGGTTGGGGTACCTACACAATTAATAACAGGAACTTCTACAGATCGTTTAGGAGAAAGTGTAGGGCATGCATGGAATTTAATTAAAATCCAAGGGGCCTATTATCATGTAGATAGTACTTGGGCAGATCAACATTTTGAAACATTGGGCTTATATGACTATATTAATGAACAAGATACTTATATGGCACAAGATCACGTTTGGGATAAAAGTCGGTATCCCAAAGCTGTTACGTTAACCTATACATTTCCTAATAGTCCTGTTAGTGTGAGTCAGGTAACAAAAGTAGCATCACCGAATGAACTAGAAGCTGGCATTGAAAAGGTTAAAAGTCAGCAAAAAGGAAATGGTACACTTATTTTGCAAAAACAAAGTCAGTGGCATTGGGATGAGGAAGAAGTAGCTGAGCAGCTATATGAAGTATTAGATGAAAGTTATAGTTGTTATAGTGAAGAAAAGTATGATTGTGTAATGATTTATTATTTAAAAGAAGAGTAA
- a CDS encoding IgG-binding virulence factor TspB family protein — translation MNKQKWQGLTIALMISVLASTTFGSVNRNVPAPSPSPIASPSAKPVPTVAPTTKPAPTMAPTTKPAPTMAPTTKPAPTMAPTTKPAPTMTPTTKPAPTMVPSTKPGPCTKPAQDQKAKPFMLDNFKVIANTLAGLGVDEAKLTSYIKEGKKLEDVLKVEKISTRKFKKCVIKEYNRVVDQAVKNKQLTCEQAKQLKAAIKQTIKNWLPKSK, via the coding sequence ATGAATAAACAAAAATGGCAAGGACTTACCATTGCCTTAATGATAAGTGTGTTAGCAAGTACAACTTTCGGTTCAGTAAATAGAAATGTACCAGCTCCTAGTCCATCACCAATAGCATCACCAAGTGCAAAACCAGTGCCAACAGTAGCACCAACTACAAAACCAGCACCAACGATGGCACCAACTACAAAACCAGCACCAACGATGGCACCAACTACAAAACCAGCACCAACGATGGCACCAACTACAAAACCAGCACCAACGATGACACCGACTACAAAACCAGCACCAACGATGGTACCCTCTACAAAACCAGGACCATGTACAAAACCAGCACAAGATCAAAAGGCTAAACCTTTTATGTTAGATAATTTTAAAGTAATTGCAAATACTTTAGCTGGGCTTGGTGTAGATGAAGCTAAACTTACTTCATATATTAAGGAAGGTAAGAAGTTAGAGGATGTTTTAAAGGTTGAGAAGATTTCTACACGCAAATTCAAAAAATGTGTGATTAAAGAATATAATAGAGTAGTAGATCAAGCTGTTAAAAACAAACAACTTACTTGTGAACAAGCAAAACAACTTAAAGCGGCTATTAAACAAACTATTAAAAATTGGCTTCCAAAAAGTAAATAA
- the glmS gene encoding glutamine--fructose-6-phosphate transaminase (isomerizing): MCGIVGYIGSKQASDVIIDGLEKLEYRGYDSAGVAVVNGDDKISWAKKQGRLSGLEAILAKKPVEGTVGIGHTRWATHGAPSDLNSHPHLNAAETIAVVHNGIIENYMELREMLIAEGYVFKSETDTEVAVHLIDKFYEGDLLTAVYRAVEQFRGAYALGVVSANHPGELVAVRKESPLIVGVGEGEYFIASDVPAILKYTRNVYYLENDEVVYVKDGKLTILDGEQKVIDKELKVVEWDIEAASKGGFDHFMMKEIYDQPQAIHDTLMRRLDEDGMIHLDDIKLTKEDLDGITKMYIVACGTAYHAGLVGKYAIEKLAKVPVEVDIASEFRYSDPFIDEHTMLIVVSQSGETADTLAAMKLAKAKGARVLAITNVVGSSVAREAHDVFYTWAGPEIAVASTKAYTAQMIAFYMIALDFAYKKGTITLEAYHETIKKIEALAPLVQEILADKDEIEKIAMDMKDAQNAFYLGRGVDYTTAREAALKLKEISYIYTEAFAAGELKHGPIALIDQGTPVLCIVTQEALEEKMISNIKEVKARGAFVIAITRKGNTEVAKVADDVIYIPGADDLLMPVLSVIPTQLISYYVSIARGNDVDKPRNLAKSVTVE; the protein is encoded by the coding sequence ATGTGCGGAATTGTAGGTTATATCGGTTCAAAACAAGCATCAGACGTTATTATTGACGGATTAGAAAAACTAGAATACAGAGGTTATGATTCAGCAGGAGTTGCAGTTGTAAATGGTGATGACAAAATTAGTTGGGCTAAAAAACAAGGAAGATTAAGTGGGTTAGAAGCCATTCTTGCTAAGAAGCCAGTAGAGGGAACTGTAGGAATAGGCCATACAAGATGGGCTACACACGGGGCACCATCAGACTTAAATTCTCATCCTCATTTAAATGCAGCAGAGACTATTGCTGTTGTTCATAATGGAATCATTGAAAATTATATGGAACTTCGTGAGATGCTTATAGCAGAAGGATATGTTTTCAAATCAGAAACAGATACAGAAGTAGCAGTTCACTTAATTGATAAATTCTATGAAGGAGATTTATTAACAGCTGTTTATAGAGCAGTAGAGCAATTTAGAGGTGCTTATGCTCTTGGGGTTGTATCAGCCAATCACCCAGGTGAATTAGTAGCTGTAAGAAAAGAAAGTCCATTAATTGTTGGCGTGGGTGAAGGTGAATATTTTATTGCCTCTGATGTACCAGCTATCTTAAAATATACTAGAAATGTTTATTATTTAGAAAATGATGAAGTAGTTTATGTTAAGGATGGCAAGTTAACTATTTTAGATGGGGAGCAAAAGGTTATTGATAAAGAACTTAAAGTTGTAGAATGGGATATTGAAGCAGCTTCTAAAGGTGGTTTTGACCATTTTATGATGAAAGAAATTTATGACCAACCACAAGCTATTCATGATACACTGATGAGAAGACTTGATGAAGATGGTATGATTCATTTAGATGATATCAAACTTACAAAAGAAGATTTAGATGGTATTACTAAAATGTATATTGTGGCATGTGGTACAGCTTATCATGCAGGCCTTGTAGGTAAATATGCAATTGAAAAATTAGCTAAAGTACCTGTTGAAGTAGACATTGCTTCAGAATTCAGATATAGTGATCCATTTATTGATGAACACACGATGCTTATTGTTGTTTCTCAATCAGGCGAAACAGCAGATACATTAGCAGCTATGAAACTTGCTAAAGCAAAGGGTGCAAGAGTACTTGCAATTACTAACGTGGTTGGCTCATCAGTAGCTAGAGAGGCTCATGATGTATTTTATACATGGGCAGGTCCAGAAATTGCTGTAGCATCTACTAAAGCGTATACAGCACAGATGATTGCTTTTTATATGATTGCTTTAGATTTTGCTTATAAAAAAGGAACGATTACTTTAGAGGCTTATCATGAAACGATTAAAAAGATTGAAGCTTTAGCACCGCTTGTTCAAGAGATTTTAGCAGACAAAGATGAAATTGAAAAAATAGCTATGGACATGAAAGATGCACAAAATGCCTTTTACCTTGGTAGAGGAGTTGATTATACAACAGCTAGAGAAGCAGCTCTTAAATTAAAAGAGATTTCTTATATTTACACAGAAGCTTTTGCAGCTGGAGAATTGAAACATGGTCCTATTGCGTTAATTGATCAAGGTACACCAGTACTTTGTATTGTGACACAAGAAGCGTTGGAAGAAAAAATGATTTCTAATATCAAAGAAGTTAAAGCAAGAGGGGCTTTTGTTATTGCCATTACTAGAAAAGGAAATACAGAAGTAGCTAAAGTGGCTGATGATGTCATTTATATCCCAGGAGCTGATGATTTATTAATGCCAGTATTATCTGTTATTCCTACTCAGCTTATTTCTTATTATGTATCTATTGCTAGAGGCAATGATGTTGATAAACCACGTAATCTTGCAAAATCGGTTACAGTAGAATAG
- a CDS encoding NYN domain-containing protein encodes MSKQDKIAVLIDAENVSNKYIKLIMDEVNNYGIATYKRVYGDYSNPSVMAWMKNLEEYALTPALQCNYTSGKSASDSALIIDAMDILYSGKVSAFCLVSSDSDFTKLAMRLKEAGMNVIGMGEGKTPKSLVSACETFKYLDILYREEALAEAEAVVEDKIAEKDKTTKRVTTQEKKHEVSQDIEEAAEEIVSIPTLSDIEKEVISIISTNAEENGWINIAELGVNLSKRVPGFDPRNYKCRKLSALLEKINLIELNTVENPHNSLLKIVYAKIKD; translated from the coding sequence ATGAGTAAACAAGATAAAATAGCTGTATTAATTGATGCAGAAAATGTGTCAAATAAGTATATAAAATTAATTATGGATGAAGTTAATAACTATGGTATTGCTACATATAAGAGGGTATATGGAGATTATTCAAATCCAAGCGTCATGGCGTGGATGAAAAACTTAGAAGAATATGCACTTACACCAGCATTGCAATGTAATTATACTTCGGGGAAAAGTGCATCAGATTCGGCTTTAATTATTGATGCGATGGATATTCTTTACTCTGGAAAAGTAAGTGCTTTTTGCTTAGTCTCATCTGATAGTGATTTTACAAAACTTGCTATGAGATTGAAAGAGGCAGGAATGAATGTAATCGGAATGGGAGAAGGGAAAACACCTAAATCACTTGTTTCCGCTTGTGAAACATTTAAATATCTAGATATACTGTATAGAGAAGAAGCACTGGCAGAAGCAGAAGCAGTTGTTGAAGATAAAATAGCAGAAAAAGATAAAACAACAAAAAGGGTAACAACGCAAGAAAAGAAACATGAGGTTTCACAAGATATTGAAGAAGCTGCTGAAGAAATAGTTAGTATTCCAACGCTTAGTGATATTGAGAAAGAAGTTATTTCTATTATCTCGACAAATGCAGAAGAAAATGGATGGATCAATATAGCTGAACTTGGAGTAAACCTTAGCAAAAGAGTGCCAGGGTTTGATCCAAGAAATTATAAGTGTCGAAAGTTATCAGCTCTACTAGAAAAAATTAATTTGATAGAATTAAATACTGTTGAAAATCCTCACAACAGTTTATTGAAAATAGTTTATGCAAAAATTAAAGATTAA
- a CDS encoding PaaI family thioesterase: MSEEEVRAFFEQDLFAKHCGIRIDHIEENQAICSMELTAKHRNAGGQVQGGAIFTLGDFAFAVAANSGEKKAVSLDNQIAFMRKVQGDKLIATASVISSTYKICFYQVDIEDEWGTKVARMSVTGYYV, translated from the coding sequence ATGTCTGAAGAGGAAGTACGCGCATTTTTTGAACAGGATTTATTTGCCAAACATTGTGGCATCCGAATTGATCATATAGAAGAAAATCAAGCTATTTGTAGTATGGAGCTTACTGCAAAACATAGAAATGCTGGAGGACAGGTACAAGGAGGTGCTATTTTTACATTAGGAGACTTTGCTTTTGCTGTAGCCGCTAATAGTGGCGAAAAAAAAGCAGTTTCTTTAGATAATCAAATTGCTTTTATGCGAAAGGTACAAGGGGATAAACTGATTGCTACTGCTTCTGTGATTTCTTCAACCTATAAAATTTGTTTTTACCAAGTGGATATAGAAGATGAATGGGGGACCAAGGTAGCTAGAATGTCTGTGACGGGATATTATGTTTAA
- a CDS encoding [Fe-Fe] hydrogenase large subunit C-terminal domain-containing protein: MNERYRTLYGKLVRAYYSQEFEKTFEKMLEEDFTDTHEAREILGALCGVEIGECEDDYMFVQTLIDAMTKQRVREKIVQKVSVCPKDCENKEGKSKCQSVCPFDAIVRKGKDKWIDEKLCISCGRCVSACDAGNYMETLQFLPIASLLQEKKKVFAIVAPAISGQFGENVNLDQLREAFIKLGFTDMMEVAVAADILSLKEALEFNHHIKQEGDFMITSCCCPMWVAALRKVYNQVISNVSPSVSPMIAMARILKLLDPEVKVVFVGPCIAKKAEAKEKDLIGDVDAVLTFEELQVIFDTFNIQPQDLDGIPSIDYASKGGRLYARTGGVSEAVWDIVDQLFPEKRHLFSATQVDGMKDCKALLEELTEGKISASFIEGMGCKGGCVGGPKAIIKAEEGKRAVEKTAYDSAIKIPVHSEVLLGLLEKVGMKDLKDLTEEQSLFERTFE, encoded by the coding sequence ATGAACGAAAGATATCGAACTTTGTATGGGAAATTAGTAAGAGCTTATTACAGCCAGGAGTTTGAAAAGACTTTTGAAAAAATGCTAGAAGAGGATTTTACAGATACTCATGAAGCAAGAGAAATTTTAGGAGCTTTATGTGGTGTAGAGATAGGTGAATGTGAAGATGATTACATGTTTGTTCAAACACTGATTGATGCTATGACTAAACAACGTGTAAGAGAAAAAATTGTTCAGAAGGTAAGCGTATGTCCTAAAGACTGTGAAAATAAGGAAGGTAAGAGTAAGTGTCAAAGTGTTTGTCCTTTTGATGCCATCGTTAGGAAGGGGAAAGATAAGTGGATTGATGAAAAATTATGTATAAGTTGTGGCAGATGTGTGAGTGCATGTGATGCAGGAAATTATATGGAAACTCTTCAGTTTTTGCCTATTGCCTCTTTATTACAAGAAAAGAAAAAAGTATTTGCTATAGTAGCACCTGCTATTTCGGGTCAATTTGGTGAAAATGTAAACCTTGATCAATTAAGAGAAGCTTTTATTAAACTTGGATTTACTGATATGATGGAAGTAGCGGTAGCAGCAGACATCCTAAGCTTAAAAGAGGCCCTAGAATTTAATCACCATATTAAACAAGAAGGAGATTTTATGATTACTTCCTGTTGTTGTCCAATGTGGGTGGCAGCGCTTCGTAAGGTTTATAACCAAGTTATTTCTAATGTTTCTCCTTCGGTCTCTCCTATGATTGCTATGGCACGTATACTTAAACTATTAGATCCTGAGGTTAAAGTTGTTTTTGTGGGGCCTTGTATAGCGAAAAAAGCAGAAGCTAAGGAAAAGGACCTAATAGGAGATGTAGATGCTGTATTAACCTTTGAGGAGTTACAAGTGATTTTTGATACATTTAATATACAGCCTCAAGATTTGGATGGCATACCTTCTATTGATTATGCTTCTAAAGGTGGTCGTTTATATGCAAGAACTGGTGGCGTTTCAGAAGCTGTATGGGACATTGTGGATCAGCTTTTTCCTGAGAAGCGTCACTTGTTTAGTGCTACACAAGTAGATGGCATGAAGGATTGTAAAGCTCTACTAGAAGAATTAACAGAGGGTAAGATTAGTGCTAGTTTTATAGAAGGAATGGGTTGCAAAGGAGGCTGTGTTGGTGGGCCTAAAGCTATTATAAAAGCAGAAGAAGGTAAAAGAGCAGTAGAAAAAACAGCTTATGATTCAGCTATTAAAATTCCAGTACACAGTGAAGTGTTATTAGGCTTACTTGAAAAAGTAGGTATGAAAGATTTAAAAGACTTAACAGAAGAACAAAGTTTATTTGAAAGAACTTTTGAGTAA
- a CDS encoding glycosyltransferase family 2 protein — translation MKSEFLLTVIIPAYFEEAVIEACYDALKIVMDENKWKYEFIFVNDGSKDQTLPLLKQIAEKDRCVKVIDFARNFGHQVAVTAGIYHSSGDATVVIDADLQDPPEVIVQMVEKWQEGYDVVYAKRKKRKGESWFKLVTAKCFYRFLHMMAEIEIPMDTGDFRLIDRCVVEAFKQMPERNRFVRGMISWVGFDQTYIEYERDERLAGETKYPLKKMIRFATDGIIAFSTKPLKLVQSLGFMTIVLAILILGYSLVSKYILQTVVSGWTSLMVTITFFSGVQLFSIGLLGEYIARIYDESKNRPLYLIKEKINFEKENRMFNENK, via the coding sequence GTGAAATCAGAATTTTTACTAACAGTCATTATACCTGCTTATTTTGAAGAAGCAGTGATAGAAGCCTGTTATGATGCACTTAAAATAGTGATGGATGAAAACAAGTGGAAGTATGAATTCATTTTTGTAAATGATGGAAGCAAAGATCAGACCTTACCATTGCTTAAACAGATAGCTGAAAAAGATAGGTGTGTTAAAGTGATTGATTTTGCGCGTAATTTTGGTCATCAAGTGGCAGTAACAGCAGGAATTTATCATAGTAGCGGTGATGCTACAGTGGTTATTGATGCAGACTTGCAGGATCCACCAGAAGTTATTGTGCAAATGGTAGAAAAGTGGCAAGAAGGCTATGATGTGGTTTATGCCAAGCGTAAGAAGCGTAAAGGCGAAAGTTGGTTTAAATTAGTTACTGCTAAGTGTTTTTACCGCTTCTTGCACATGATGGCAGAGATAGAGATTCCTATGGATACAGGTGATTTTAGACTTATTGATAGATGTGTAGTAGAAGCATTTAAACAAATGCCCGAACGGAATCGCTTTGTAAGAGGAATGATTAGTTGGGTAGGTTTTGATCAAACCTATATTGAATATGAACGAGATGAAAGACTAGCTGGCGAAACCAAATACCCTTTGAAAAAAATGATTCGTTTTGCAACAGATGGTATTATTGCTTTTTCTACAAAACCGCTTAAGCTTGTGCAAAGTCTAGGCTTTATGACGATTGTATTAGCCATTTTGATTCTGGGATATTCACTTGTTTCAAAATATATCCTTCAAACAGTTGTATCAGGATGGACCTCATTGATGGTGACCATCACTTTCTTTAGTGGTGTACAGCTATTTTCTATAGGACTTTTAGGCGAATATATTGCACGTATTTATGATGAAAGCAAAAATAGACCACTTTATTTAATTAAAGAAAAGATTAATTTTGAAAAAGAAAATAGGATGTTTAATGAAAATAAATAA